The genomic interval GGAGCGTTAAACGGTAAAACTAATTGTTTCTATTTAGCATTCATTTAGTAAGAAGCAGTAGAATGAATCGTATCTAAATTTTAAATAAAGGAGTTTTTTATGGCTATTACTTTACCGGCACTTCCTTACGAAGCTAACGCACTAGAACCTCACATCTCAGCCAATACCCTTGGATTTCATCATGGAAAGCATCATCAAACTTATGTTACCAATCTGAACAATCTTATCCAAGGCACTGAACTTGCCGAGGAGAGTCTTGAAAAGATCATTTTAGCGGTTGCCAATAAACCTGAAAAAATGGGTATTTTTAACAATGCTGCTCAAGTTTGGAACCATACGTTTTACTGGAACTGTATGAAAAAAGGCGGCGGTGGCGCTCCAAGTGGCGCGATTGCGACTAAAATCACCGAAGATTTTGGAAGTTTTGACACGTTTGTCGAAGCGTTTAAAAGCGCAGGACTCACACAATTTGGTAGCGGTTGGGCATGGCTTGTACTTGAAGGTGGAAAACTGAAAAT from Sulfurospirillum multivorans DSM 12446 carries:
- a CDS encoding superoxide dismutase produces the protein MAITLPALPYEANALEPHISANTLGFHHGKHHQTYVTNLNNLIQGTELAEESLEKIILAVANKPEKMGIFNNAAQVWNHTFYWNCMKKGGGGAPSGAIATKITEDFGSFDTFVEAFKSAGLTQFGSGWAWLVLEGGKLKITKTANADTPLAHDQKAILTVDVWEHAYYLDYQNKRADYLDVFLKSLVNWDFANANLKA